In Prunus dulcis chromosome 1, ALMONDv2, whole genome shotgun sequence, the following are encoded in one genomic region:
- the LOC117621811 gene encoding pumilio homolog 12-like, whose translation MEGFRCFLDTASLRIPQSPLPECVSGSSSQNPIGESHFDKTLEAAFSRLKISSFCRQPQLSRFDGDCSNGSVIKYPTNDHGLDGENFIPFCNDELQSLNLNSGGNGVLWHLGLQNCWVQSDIDCSNGFVSNLNQHSDNSPHWLQASLNGWSVADLRGRVAFLATDQDGCRCLQRAMEAVPNKELIDLIFLEVLEHVATLMLDPHGNYVVQKLVEVCSEEQRTQMLLMLTKKNDLQLICISLDTRGTRSVQKLLKYVTTKEQITLIMRALSPGVVALSKNSNGQHVIEHCLEHFSVHDNEHLLHVVANNCCGIAKDKSGCCVLQKCVEHSNGKNRERLVAAITAKAIVLAVDRYGNYVLQHLLGLRMPQITENLLRQLRGSYMSLSCNKYGSNVVEKCLLDSGEEQSSQIIFELLTNRNISMLLLHPFGNYVIQTALSVSKGVYHDALLNLVQLNSHVMRGNYYGQKVLAWRDRSLQHM comes from the exons ATGGAGGGGTTTCGGTGTTTTCTGGACACGGCGTCGCTTCGTATTCCACAATCTCCGTTGCCGGAATGTGTGTCCGGAAGTTCATCGCAGAACCCCATTGGAGAATCCCATTTTGATAAAACCCTAGAAGCTGCTTTTTCTCGCCTCAAAATCTCATCTTTTTGCCGCCAGCCGCAGCTTTCTCGCTTTGACGGCGATTGCAGTAATGGGTCTGTGATAAAATACCCAACAAACGATCATGGGTTGGACGGGGAAAATTTTATCCCATTTTGCAACGACGAGCTGCAGAGTCTGAACTTAAATAGTGGCGGTAATGGGGTTCTTTGGCATTTGGGTCTTCAAAATTGCTGGGTTCAGTCTGATATTGATTGCTCGAATGGCTTTGTGTCCAATTTAAATCAACATTCTGATAATAGCCCACATTGGTTGCAAGCGTCTCTGAATGGCTGGTCTGTGGCTGATTTGCGTGGGAGGGTAGCCTTTCTGGCCACGGACCAAGACGGTTGTCGTTGCTTACAAAGAGCAATGGAGGCTGTACCAAACAAAGAATTGATTGATTTGATATTCTTGGAGGTTCTAGAACATGTGGCCACTTTGATGCTTGACCCTCATGGGAATTACGTTGTTCAGAAGCTTGTGGAGGTCTGCAGTGAAGAGCAGAGGACCCAAATGCTTTTAATGTTGACCAAGAAAAATGATTTGCAGCTTATTTGTATTTCCCTTGACACGCGCGG GACTCGATCTGTACAGAAATTGTTGAAGTATGTTACCACCAAAGAGCAAATCACTCTGATTATGAGAGCTCTGAGTCCTGGTGTTGTTGCATTGAGTAAGAACAGCAATGGTCAACATGTGATCGAGCATTGCTTAGAGCATTTCTCTGTTCATGACAATGAG CATCTTCTGCATGTGGTGGCAAATAACTGTTGTGGAATCGCAAAAGATAAAAGCGGCTGTTGTGTGCTACAGAAGTGTGTTGAACACTCTAATGGAAAAAACAGAGAGCGTCTGGTTGCTGCGATAACAGCAAAAGCAATAGTTCTAGCAGTAGATCGTTATGG AAACTACGTGCTGCAACATTTACTGGGGTTGAGGATGCCACAAATAACAGAAAATCTTCTGAGACAACTACGAGGCAGTTATATGTCTCTCTCTTGCAATAAGTATGGCAGCAATGTTGTGGAGAAGTGCTTGTTAGATTCAGGGGAAGAACAGTCTtcacaaattatttttgagTTGCTTACAAATCGGAACATTTCAATGCTTCTTTTGCATCCTTTTGGAAACTATGTCATCCAGACAGCACTGTCGGTTTCAAAG GGTGTCTACCACGATGCTCTATTAAATCTGGTTCAATTAAACTCCCACGTCATGCGCGGCAATTATTATGGACAAAAGGTACTTGCTTGGCGCGATAGGAGCTTGCAACATATGTAG